A stretch of DNA from Williamwhitmania taraxaci:
TGTTTTTAATCTCATGTATCATCTAAAATGCTGCCCAGAGCCGCTATTACAGCGATTTGGCATTAATCATGGCGAAATACTACCAACCGAAATTTTTGTTAAGGATATGTTCCGAAAGATTCTCGGTGACTTTAACGTTGCAGACTCCGAGTTCCCGCCATTACCTAGTATTCAGCAGATAGATGAGAATCATCTATTCTCAATTCAAATTGGTTGTTGGCTCTTTTCCTATCCAAAGTTCAACCAAAATCCAACGTTAATTCCAAAAATTCATGAGTTCTTATACTTTGATTTAGCCAAGCTAAGTGAATTTGTAAAGTATAGAAATTGGATTGAAGATGATGATAGAACAGAGGAATTTGTAAGGTTGGCTCTTAAACGATGTGATATTTTACCTACTGGTGAAACAGCAAAAGTTGCAGCCAATAGGTTGGAAGCCTTAGATACAATAAAGAGGCAAAAGGTTTTAAATGAAACCAACGAATCAATCGAGAGAATTAAAGATATAAGAAAAGCAATGGCGGAAAAGAAAGCACGCGAAGCAGCAAATGTATATGGGAGGGAATAAAAAACCAGTGGTAAGTTTGAGTGATCAAGAAAGGTTTCCAGAGATCAACGATTTGTCTTTCCTAATGCAAATGAAGCAGGATGAACTTGCTCCTTTGTTCAATTTCCAAAGCGGTGACAGACTAAACTCAGAAAAATTAGAATTGGTTAACCAATATGCATTGCGCATACGCAGCAGCAAGAAATTTTGGGAAAAAGATCAATTACCAGATTGGTTAGACGATTACCTACTAAAGTGTAAACGAACGGTTCCTTACTATAATAGCAGACCAAAATCATTATACGATCAACCAACAATTGATAGAAGCATTGTCAGATCAACTCCTTGGCAATTCGTTTCATCAGAATTAAACTTGGAGGATTTACTAGTTTATCAAACATCTGGAACAACAGGTGCTGCAATGGATGTATTATTTGATCCAGTCTCGCAGGCTTGCTGGCTACCTCAACTGCAATCAATTCTCGACCTTTATGGGATAAACCTTGACAGTAGACCTGATAACGTTACGATAGCATTAGTTTGCTCTCAGAAGTCCACGCTTACTTATGCTTCACTATCTACCTATCTTAAAAGCTCCGGTGTTTTAAAAATCAACATAAATCCGAGTGATTGGAAAGTTCCGGCCCATCGAATTCAATATCTAGAAAAATACAATCCACAGATTCTTACGGGCGACCCTTTTGCGTTTATGGATCTATTGGCATTAAAACCAAGAATCACTCCTAAGGCTCTTGTATCCTCTGCAATGAAGTTAACCGAAGGAATTCGGAAAAAGTTAGAGGAGTATTTTGCATGTCCTATTATTGATACTTACTCTCTTACTGAATGTAGGATGATTGCATTTGCCGAAAACAACAGGCACAGGGCAATTCGTCCCGAATTGTATTTGGAAGTGTTTGATAAGGATAAAGATATTCTTCTCCCTTACGGAGAAAGAGGTGAACTAGTAATTACTGGTGGAAACAATCCATTTTTGCCTTTAATACGCTATAGAACAGGTGACTTCTGCCAGTTAGAAATTGAAAATGGAATACCGTTTATAGTTGATCTGGAGGCTAGAACTCCCGTTGCCTTTTATAAAAAGAATCACTACTGTCCGACTAAACTCTAAATATTCATTTATTGCCTCTGCATCCCAATAAATACAGGCAACGATTTTGATTATTAGAAAAGCACCCCTCAGAAAATAAGTTTAATTTGACCGTATAAATCTGGCGAACCTCGCT
This window harbors:
- a CDS encoding AMP-binding protein; the encoded protein is MKQDELAPLFNFQSGDRLNSEKLELVNQYALRIRSSKKFWEKDQLPDWLDDYLLKCKRTVPYYNSRPKSLYDQPTIDRSIVRSTPWQFVSSELNLEDLLVYQTSGTTGAAMDVLFDPVSQACWLPQLQSILDLYGINLDSRPDNVTIALVCSQKSTLTYASLSTYLKSSGVLKININPSDWKVPAHRIQYLEKYNPQILTGDPFAFMDLLALKPRITPKALVSSAMKLTEGIRKKLEEYFACPIIDTYSLTECRMIAFAENNRHRAIRPELYLEVFDKDKDILLPYGERGELVITGGNNPFLPLIRYRTGDFCQLEIENGIPFIVDLEARTPVAFYKKNHYCPTKL